One segment of Drosophila mauritiana strain mau12 chromosome 3R, ASM438214v1, whole genome shotgun sequence DNA contains the following:
- the LOC117145139 gene encoding very low-density lipoprotein receptor isoform X9 — protein sequence MGHIWCLLFVSSLLHTQSQSFRVLAINEATCSSDQFRCGNGNCIPNKWRCDQESDCADGSDESNELCRARTCSPDEYACKSGEGQCVPLAWMCDQSKDCSDGSDEHNCNQTCRADEFTCGNGRCIQKRWKCDHDDDCGDGSDEKECPVVPCDSVAEHTCTNGACIAKRWVCDGDPDCSDGSDERSCANVTKTTTPCLSHEYQCKDRITCLHHSWLCDGDRDCPDGDDEHTANCKNVTCRADQFQCGDRSCIPGHLTCNGDKDCADGSDERDCGLSLSLGVNQGGCNSTSEFDCGGGQCVPLSKVCDKRKDCPDGEDEPAGKCGINECASKNGGCMHQCIDLKVGHHCECHEGYKLSPDKRNCQDINECEVPGKCSQICVNEMGGFKCECEAGYMRDPKNHTRCKASEGHASLLLARRHDIRKIALDHMEMTSIVNSTKAATALDFVFRTGMIFWSDVTTQSIYKAPIDEGNEKTVVLTKSSVTSDGLAVDWIYNHVYFTDTHKCTIELTNFEGSMGKVLVKDSLDIPRSIALDPIEGWMYWSDWGASPRIERAGMDGSHRTTIISYDVKWPNGITLDLVKKRIYWVDGKLNVISSANYDGSQRSQVLYSGEYLRHPFSITTFEDNVYWTDWDKQAVFKANKFTGEDVEPVTAMHMLQHPMVVHVYHPYRQPDGVNHCQSVNGHCSHLCLPAPRINERSPRISCACPTGLKLMVDGLMCVEDLADQRPVKNHTQIEKTTTPSEQPDSGFIALVVIASLSGFAVLLSVLLLIGYRYCSKRRINSMNFENPIYRKTTTTEDHFSLRKNLPARIYDHTSVMDEEYSPVIGISSY from the exons ATGGGGCACATTTGGTGTTTACTCTTCGTTAGCAGTTTGCTGCACACACAGAGCCAAAGTTTTCGCGTTCTGGCCATAAATG AGGCCACTTGCTCGTCGGACCAATTTCGCTGCGGGAATGGCAACTGCATACCGAACAAATGGCGCTGCGATCAGGAGAGCGATTGTGCCGATGGCTCCGATGAATCCAACGAATTGTGCA GAGCTCGAACCTGTTCACCGGATGAATATGCCTGCAAGAGTGGCGAGGGGCAATGTGTTCCATTGGCCTGGATGTGCGACCAGAGCAAGGACTGCAGCGATGGCTCCGACGAGCACAACTGCA ACCAGACTTGTCGTGCCGACGAGTTCACCTGCGGCAATGGACGGTGCATCCAGAAGCGATGGAAGTGCGACCACGACGACGACTGCGGCGACGGATCCGACGAGAAGGAGTGCCCAGTGGTGCCCTGCGACTCCGTGGCGGAGCACACCTGCACGAATGGAGCCTGCATCGCCAAGCGTTGGGTCTGCGACGGTGATCCGGACTGTTCCGATGGCTCCGATGAGCGG TCCTGTGCGAATGTTACCAAGACGACCACGCCCTGCTTGTCGCACGAATACCAGTGCAAGGATCGCATCACCTGCCTGCATCACAGCTGGCTCTGCGATGGTGACCGCGACTGTCCCGATGGCGACGACGAGCACACGGCCAACTGCAAGAACGTCACCTGCCGGGCGGACCAGTTCCAGTGCGGCGATCGCAGCTGCATTCCAGGACATCTCACCTGCAACGGCGACAAGGACTGCGCCGATGGCAGCGACGAACGGGATTGCGGATTGAGTCTGAGTCTGGGAGTCAACCAAGGAGGATGCAACTCAACCAGCGAATTCGACTGCGGTGGAGGTCAGTGCGTTCCCCTCTCGAAGGTGTGCGACAAGAGGAAGGATTGTCCGGATGGCGAGGACGAGCCGGCTGGAAAGTGCGGGATAAACGAGTGCGCCTCGAAGAACGGAGGCTGCATGCACCAGTGCATCGATCTGAAGGTGGGCCACCACTGCGAATGCCACGAGGGCTACAAGTTGTCTCCGGACAAGCGGAACTGCCAGGACATCAATGAGTGCGAAGTCCCGGGAAAGTGCTCTCAGATATGCGTGAACGAAATGGGGGGCTTCAAGTGTGAGTGCGAAGCGGGCTACATGAGGGATCCCAAAAATCACACCAGATGCAAGGCCAGCGAAGGACACGCCTCCCTACTCCTGGCGAGACGCCATGACATCCGCAAAATAGCACTCGACCACATGGAAATGACCTCCATAGTGAATAGTACAAAGGCAGCCACTGCCCTGGACTTTGTGTTCCGCACGGGAATGATCTTCTGGAGCGATGTGACCACCCAGAGTATATATAAAGCACCGATTGATGAGGGAAACGAAAAGACGGTGGTGCTGACCAAATCCTCGGTGACCTCGGATGGCCTGGCTGTCGATTGGATCTATAACCATGTCTACTTTACGGACACTCATAAGTGCACCATCGAACTGACCAACTTCGAGGGCAGCATGGGCAAGGTCCTGGTAAAGGACTCCCTTGACATTCCGCGCTCCATTGCTTTGGATCCCATCGAGGGCTGGATGTACTGGTCCGACTGGGGCGCCTCTCCGCGCATCGAAAGGGCGGGTATGGATGGCTCCCACCGCACCACCATCATTAGCTATGACGTCAAGTGGCCCAATGGTATCACCCTGGACCTGGTTAAGAAACGCATCTACTGGGTAGATGGTAAGCTTAATGTTATCTCGTCGGCGAACTATGATGGCTCACAACGGAGCCAGGTGCTCTACTCCGGCGAATACCTGCGACATCCCTTCTCGATCACCACCTTCGAGGACAATGTCTACTGGACCGACTGGGACAAACAGGCGGTCTTCAAGGCGAACAAGTTTACCGGGGAGGATGTGGAGCCCGTTACAGCAATGCACATG CTCCAGCATCCGATGGTGGTGCATGTGTATCATCCTTACCGCCAGCCGGATGGCGTGAATCACTGCCAGTCGGTGAATGGCCACTGTTCTCATCTCTGCCTGCCAGCACCCAGGATCAATGAGAGGAGTCCTCGCATATCCTGCGCCTGTCCCACGGGTCTGAAGCTGATGGTCGATGGCCTCATGTGCGTCGAGGATC TTGCCGACCAGCGTCCAGTGAAAAACCATACTCAAATCGAAAAGACCACAACGCCCAGTGAGCAGCCGGATTCCGGCTTTATTGCACTGGTGGTCATAGCCAGTCTCAGTGGATTCGCTGTCCTGCTATCGGTG CTCCTGCTCATTGGCTACCGCTACTGCAGCAAGCGACGCATCAACTCGATGAACTTCGAAAATCCCATCTACCGCAAGACCACCACCACAGAGGATCACTTCAGTTTGCGCAAAAACCTGCCGGCGCGGATCTACGACCACACCAGTGTCATGGATGAGGAG TACTCACCCGTCATAGGCATATCCTCGTATTAG
- the LOC117145139 gene encoding low-density lipoprotein receptor isoform X6 — protein sequence MGHIWCLLFVSSLLHTQSQSFRVLAINEATCSSDQFRCGNGNCIPNKWRCDQESDCADGSDESNELCRARTCSPDEYACKSGEGQCVPLAWMCDQSKDCSDGSDEHNCNQTCRADEFTCGNGRCIQKRWKCDHDDDCGDGSDEKECPVVPCDSVAEHTCTNGACIAKRWVCDGDPDCSDGSDERSCANVTKTTTPCLSHEYQCKDRITCLHHSWLCDGDRDCPDGDDEHTANCKNVTCRADQFQCGDRSCIPGHLTCNGDKDCADGSDERDCGLSLSLGVNQGGCNSTSEFDCGGGQCVPLSKVCDKRKDCPDGEDEPAGKCGINECASKNGGCMHQCIDLKVGHHCECHEGYKLSPDKRNCQDINECEVPGKCSQICVNEMGGFKCECEAGYMRDPKNHTRCKASEGHASLLLARRHDIRKIALDHMEMTSIVNSTKAATALDFVFRTGMIFWSDVTTQSIYKAPIDEGNEKTVVLTKSSVTSDGLAVDWIYNHVYFTDTHKCTIELTNFEGSMGKVLVKDSLDIPRSIALDPIEGWMYWSDWGASPRIERAGMDGSHRTTIISYDVKWPNGITLDLVKKRIYWVDGKLNVISSANYDGSQRSQVLYSGEYLRHPFSITTFEDNVYWTDWDKQAVFKANKFTGEDVEPVTAMHMLQHPMVVHVYHPYRQPDGVNHCQSVNGHCSHLCLPAPRINERSPRISCACPTGLKLMVDGLMCVEDPLYLPPVTRPPRARKTKPRTKSPRRRLPTGVQVGHAEIRIEINDDLQLSTRLPLLPTTFVADQRPVKNHTQIEKTTTPSEQPDSGFIALVVIASLSGFAVLLSVLLLIGYRYCSKRRINSMNFENPIYRKTTTTEDHFSLRKNLPARIYDHTSVMDEEYSPVIGISSY from the exons ATGGGGCACATTTGGTGTTTACTCTTCGTTAGCAGTTTGCTGCACACACAGAGCCAAAGTTTTCGCGTTCTGGCCATAAATG AGGCCACTTGCTCGTCGGACCAATTTCGCTGCGGGAATGGCAACTGCATACCGAACAAATGGCGCTGCGATCAGGAGAGCGATTGTGCCGATGGCTCCGATGAATCCAACGAATTGTGCA GAGCTCGAACCTGTTCACCGGATGAATATGCCTGCAAGAGTGGCGAGGGGCAATGTGTTCCATTGGCCTGGATGTGCGACCAGAGCAAGGACTGCAGCGATGGCTCCGACGAGCACAACTGCA ACCAGACTTGTCGTGCCGACGAGTTCACCTGCGGCAATGGACGGTGCATCCAGAAGCGATGGAAGTGCGACCACGACGACGACTGCGGCGACGGATCCGACGAGAAGGAGTGCCCAGTGGTGCCCTGCGACTCCGTGGCGGAGCACACCTGCACGAATGGAGCCTGCATCGCCAAGCGTTGGGTCTGCGACGGTGATCCGGACTGTTCCGATGGCTCCGATGAGCGG TCCTGTGCGAATGTTACCAAGACGACCACGCCCTGCTTGTCGCACGAATACCAGTGCAAGGATCGCATCACCTGCCTGCATCACAGCTGGCTCTGCGATGGTGACCGCGACTGTCCCGATGGCGACGACGAGCACACGGCCAACTGCAAGAACGTCACCTGCCGGGCGGACCAGTTCCAGTGCGGCGATCGCAGCTGCATTCCAGGACATCTCACCTGCAACGGCGACAAGGACTGCGCCGATGGCAGCGACGAACGGGATTGCGGATTGAGTCTGAGTCTGGGAGTCAACCAAGGAGGATGCAACTCAACCAGCGAATTCGACTGCGGTGGAGGTCAGTGCGTTCCCCTCTCGAAGGTGTGCGACAAGAGGAAGGATTGTCCGGATGGCGAGGACGAGCCGGCTGGAAAGTGCGGGATAAACGAGTGCGCCTCGAAGAACGGAGGCTGCATGCACCAGTGCATCGATCTGAAGGTGGGCCACCACTGCGAATGCCACGAGGGCTACAAGTTGTCTCCGGACAAGCGGAACTGCCAGGACATCAATGAGTGCGAAGTCCCGGGAAAGTGCTCTCAGATATGCGTGAACGAAATGGGGGGCTTCAAGTGTGAGTGCGAAGCGGGCTACATGAGGGATCCCAAAAATCACACCAGATGCAAGGCCAGCGAAGGACACGCCTCCCTACTCCTGGCGAGACGCCATGACATCCGCAAAATAGCACTCGACCACATGGAAATGACCTCCATAGTGAATAGTACAAAGGCAGCCACTGCCCTGGACTTTGTGTTCCGCACGGGAATGATCTTCTGGAGCGATGTGACCACCCAGAGTATATATAAAGCACCGATTGATGAGGGAAACGAAAAGACGGTGGTGCTGACCAAATCCTCGGTGACCTCGGATGGCCTGGCTGTCGATTGGATCTATAACCATGTCTACTTTACGGACACTCATAAGTGCACCATCGAACTGACCAACTTCGAGGGCAGCATGGGCAAGGTCCTGGTAAAGGACTCCCTTGACATTCCGCGCTCCATTGCTTTGGATCCCATCGAGGGCTGGATGTACTGGTCCGACTGGGGCGCCTCTCCGCGCATCGAAAGGGCGGGTATGGATGGCTCCCACCGCACCACCATCATTAGCTATGACGTCAAGTGGCCCAATGGTATCACCCTGGACCTGGTTAAGAAACGCATCTACTGGGTAGATGGTAAGCTTAATGTTATCTCGTCGGCGAACTATGATGGCTCACAACGGAGCCAGGTGCTCTACTCCGGCGAATACCTGCGACATCCCTTCTCGATCACCACCTTCGAGGACAATGTCTACTGGACCGACTGGGACAAACAGGCGGTCTTCAAGGCGAACAAGTTTACCGGGGAGGATGTGGAGCCCGTTACAGCAATGCACATG CTCCAGCATCCGATGGTGGTGCATGTGTATCATCCTTACCGCCAGCCGGATGGCGTGAATCACTGCCAGTCGGTGAATGGCCACTGTTCTCATCTCTGCCTGCCAGCACCCAGGATCAATGAGAGGAGTCCTCGCATATCCTGCGCCTGTCCCACGGGTCTGAAGCTGATGGTCGATGGCCTCATGTGCGTCGAGGATC CACTTTATTTGCCACCAGTCACGAGACCCCCGCGAGCCCGCAAAACGAAACCGAGGACAAAATCCCCGAGGAGGCGGCTGCCCACGGGTGTCCAGGTGGGACATGCTGAAATTCGGATCGAAATTAACGATGATCTCCAGCTGAGCACCAGGCTACCCCTGTTGCCCACGACTTTCG TTGCCGACCAGCGTCCAGTGAAAAACCATACTCAAATCGAAAAGACCACAACGCCCAGTGAGCAGCCGGATTCCGGCTTTATTGCACTGGTGGTCATAGCCAGTCTCAGTGGATTCGCTGTCCTGCTATCGGTG CTCCTGCTCATTGGCTACCGCTACTGCAGCAAGCGACGCATCAACTCGATGAACTTCGAAAATCCCATCTACCGCAAGACCACCACCACAGAGGATCACTTCAGTTTGCGCAAAAACCTGCCGGCGCGGATCTACGACCACACCAGTGTCATGGATGAGGAG TACTCACCCGTCATAGGCATATCCTCGTATTAG
- the LOC117145139 gene encoding very low-density lipoprotein receptor isoform X4 has translation MAIESRSTSTASETTKSAIKSTTSSKSPVTFGNLGEKRRAEQLFRCACANFNLLLLTLILGFGKCCTATPTPLSTPSTNTPTSAVSPHNPQALDEGGSLSKVIDGKAFINMGFKFLNVSGKIGTPLGIGQSLEAKCDEKQFQCHSGDCIPIRFACDGDADCKDHSDEQIKECKFIEATCSSDQFRCGNGNCIPNKWRCDQESDCADGSDESNELCMNACPNNEFKCQTVDQCIPRSWLCDGSNDCRDKSDEAHCNQTCRADEFTCGNGRCIQKRWKCDHDDDCGDGSDEKECPVVPCDSVAEHTCTNGACIAKRWVCDGDPDCSDGSDERSCANVTKTTTPCLSHEYQCKDRITCLHHSWLCDGDRDCPDGDDEHTANCKNVTCRADQFQCGDRSCIPGHLTCNGDKDCADGSDERDCGLSLSLGVNQGGCNSTSEFDCGGGQCVPLSKVCDKRKDCPDGEDEPAGKCGINECASKNGGCMHQCIDLKVGHHCECHEGYKLSPDKRNCQDINECEVPGKCSQICVNEMGGFKCECEAGYMRDPKNHTRCKASEGHASLLLARRHDIRKIALDHMEMTSIVNSTKAATALDFVFRTGMIFWSDVTTQSIYKAPIDEGNEKTVVLTKSSVTSDGLAVDWIYNHVYFTDTHKCTIELTNFEGSMGKVLVKDSLDIPRSIALDPIEGWMYWSDWGASPRIERAGMDGSHRTTIISYDVKWPNGITLDLVKKRIYWVDGKLNVISSANYDGSQRSQVLYSGEYLRHPFSITTFEDNVYWTDWDKQAVFKANKFTGEDVEPVTAMHMLQHPMVVHVYHPYRQPDGVNHCQSVNGHCSHLCLPAPRINERSPRISCACPTGLKLMVDGLMCVEDLADQRPVKNHTQIEKTTTPSEQPDSGFIALVVIASLSGFAVLLSVLLLIGYRYCSKRRINSMNFENPIYRKTTTTEDHFSLRKNLPARIYDHTSVMDEEYSPVIGISSY, from the exons ATGGCCATAGAGTCACGCTCTACGAGCACTGCAAGTGAAACCACAAAATCCGCCATAAAATCAACTACAAGCTCAAAATCTCCAGTAACATTCGGTAATCTCGGCGAGAAAAGACGCGCCGAACAGCTGTTCCGCTGCGCATGCGCCAACTTCAATCTCCTGCTCCTGACTTTGATTCTCGGATTTGGCAAATGCtgcactgccacgcccacgccgcTGAGCACGCCCTCAACGAACACGCCCACCTCGGCAGTTAGCCCACATAATCCACAGGCGCTGGACGAGGGCGGATCGCTGAGCAAGGTGATCGATGGCAAGGCCTTCATCAACATGGGATTCAAGTTCCTCAACGTTTCCGGAAAGATTGGCACACCCCTCGGCATAG GCCAATCCCTGGAGGCCAAGTGCGATGAGAAGCAGTTCCAGTGCCACAGCGGCGACTGCATCCCCATTCGATTCGCTTGCGACGGCGATGCGGACTGCAAGGATCACAGCGATGAGCAGATTAAGGAGTGCAAGTTTATAG AGGCCACTTGCTCGTCGGACCAATTTCGCTGCGGGAATGGCAACTGCATACCGAACAAATGGCGCTGCGATCAGGAGAGCGATTGTGCCGATGGCTCCGATGAATCCAACGAATTGTGCA TGAACGCCTGTCCCAACAACGAGTTCAAATGTCAAACGGTCGACCAGTGCATTCCGCGCAGCTGGCTCTGCGATGGCAGCAACGATTGCCGCGACAAGTCCGATGAGGCGCACTGCA ACCAGACTTGTCGTGCCGACGAGTTCACCTGCGGCAATGGACGGTGCATCCAGAAGCGATGGAAGTGCGACCACGACGACGACTGCGGCGACGGATCCGACGAGAAGGAGTGCCCAGTGGTGCCCTGCGACTCCGTGGCGGAGCACACCTGCACGAATGGAGCCTGCATCGCCAAGCGTTGGGTCTGCGACGGTGATCCGGACTGTTCCGATGGCTCCGATGAGCGG TCCTGTGCGAATGTTACCAAGACGACCACGCCCTGCTTGTCGCACGAATACCAGTGCAAGGATCGCATCACCTGCCTGCATCACAGCTGGCTCTGCGATGGTGACCGCGACTGTCCCGATGGCGACGACGAGCACACGGCCAACTGCAAGAACGTCACCTGCCGGGCGGACCAGTTCCAGTGCGGCGATCGCAGCTGCATTCCAGGACATCTCACCTGCAACGGCGACAAGGACTGCGCCGATGGCAGCGACGAACGGGATTGCGGATTGAGTCTGAGTCTGGGAGTCAACCAAGGAGGATGCAACTCAACCAGCGAATTCGACTGCGGTGGAGGTCAGTGCGTTCCCCTCTCGAAGGTGTGCGACAAGAGGAAGGATTGTCCGGATGGCGAGGACGAGCCGGCTGGAAAGTGCGGGATAAACGAGTGCGCCTCGAAGAACGGAGGCTGCATGCACCAGTGCATCGATCTGAAGGTGGGCCACCACTGCGAATGCCACGAGGGCTACAAGTTGTCTCCGGACAAGCGGAACTGCCAGGACATCAATGAGTGCGAAGTCCCGGGAAAGTGCTCTCAGATATGCGTGAACGAAATGGGGGGCTTCAAGTGTGAGTGCGAAGCGGGCTACATGAGGGATCCCAAAAATCACACCAGATGCAAGGCCAGCGAAGGACACGCCTCCCTACTCCTGGCGAGACGCCATGACATCCGCAAAATAGCACTCGACCACATGGAAATGACCTCCATAGTGAATAGTACAAAGGCAGCCACTGCCCTGGACTTTGTGTTCCGCACGGGAATGATCTTCTGGAGCGATGTGACCACCCAGAGTATATATAAAGCACCGATTGATGAGGGAAACGAAAAGACGGTGGTGCTGACCAAATCCTCGGTGACCTCGGATGGCCTGGCTGTCGATTGGATCTATAACCATGTCTACTTTACGGACACTCATAAGTGCACCATCGAACTGACCAACTTCGAGGGCAGCATGGGCAAGGTCCTGGTAAAGGACTCCCTTGACATTCCGCGCTCCATTGCTTTGGATCCCATCGAGGGCTGGATGTACTGGTCCGACTGGGGCGCCTCTCCGCGCATCGAAAGGGCGGGTATGGATGGCTCCCACCGCACCACCATCATTAGCTATGACGTCAAGTGGCCCAATGGTATCACCCTGGACCTGGTTAAGAAACGCATCTACTGGGTAGATGGTAAGCTTAATGTTATCTCGTCGGCGAACTATGATGGCTCACAACGGAGCCAGGTGCTCTACTCCGGCGAATACCTGCGACATCCCTTCTCGATCACCACCTTCGAGGACAATGTCTACTGGACCGACTGGGACAAACAGGCGGTCTTCAAGGCGAACAAGTTTACCGGGGAGGATGTGGAGCCCGTTACAGCAATGCACATG CTCCAGCATCCGATGGTGGTGCATGTGTATCATCCTTACCGCCAGCCGGATGGCGTGAATCACTGCCAGTCGGTGAATGGCCACTGTTCTCATCTCTGCCTGCCAGCACCCAGGATCAATGAGAGGAGTCCTCGCATATCCTGCGCCTGTCCCACGGGTCTGAAGCTGATGGTCGATGGCCTCATGTGCGTCGAGGATC TTGCCGACCAGCGTCCAGTGAAAAACCATACTCAAATCGAAAAGACCACAACGCCCAGTGAGCAGCCGGATTCCGGCTTTATTGCACTGGTGGTCATAGCCAGTCTCAGTGGATTCGCTGTCCTGCTATCGGTG CTCCTGCTCATTGGCTACCGCTACTGCAGCAAGCGACGCATCAACTCGATGAACTTCGAAAATCCCATCTACCGCAAGACCACCACCACAGAGGATCACTTCAGTTTGCGCAAAAACCTGCCGGCGCGGATCTACGACCACACCAGTGTCATGGATGAGGAG TACTCACCCGTCATAGGCATATCCTCGTATTAG
- the LOC117145139 gene encoding low-density lipoprotein receptor isoform X7, with the protein MGHIWCLLFVSSLLHTQSQSFRVLAINEATCSSDQFRCGNGNCIPNKWRCDQESDCADGSDESNELCMNACPNNEFKCQTVDQCIPRSWLCDGSNDCRDKSDEAHCNQTCRADEFTCGNGRCIQKRWKCDHDDDCGDGSDEKECPVVPCDSVAEHTCTNGACIAKRWVCDGDPDCSDGSDERSCANVTKTTTPCLSHEYQCKDRITCLHHSWLCDGDRDCPDGDDEHTANCKNVTCRADQFQCGDRSCIPGHLTCNGDKDCADGSDERDCGLSLSLGVNQGGCNSTSEFDCGGGQCVPLSKVCDKRKDCPDGEDEPAGKCGINECASKNGGCMHQCIDLKVGHHCECHEGYKLSPDKRNCQDINECEVPGKCSQICVNEMGGFKCECEAGYMRDPKNHTRCKASEGHASLLLARRHDIRKIALDHMEMTSIVNSTKAATALDFVFRTGMIFWSDVTTQSIYKAPIDEGNEKTVVLTKSSVTSDGLAVDWIYNHVYFTDTHKCTIELTNFEGSMGKVLVKDSLDIPRSIALDPIEGWMYWSDWGASPRIERAGMDGSHRTTIISYDVKWPNGITLDLVKKRIYWVDGKLNVISSANYDGSQRSQVLYSGEYLRHPFSITTFEDNVYWTDWDKQAVFKANKFTGEDVEPVTAMHMLQHPMVVHVYHPYRQPDGVNHCQSVNGHCSHLCLPAPRINERSPRISCACPTGLKLMVDGLMCVEDPLYLPPVTRPPRARKTKPRTKSPRRRLPTGVQVGHAEIRIEINDDLQLSTRLPLLPTTFVADQRPVKNHTQIEKTTTPSEQPDSGFIALVVIASLSGFAVLLSVLLLIGYRYCSKRRINSMNFENPIYRKTTTTEDHFSLRKNLPARIYDHTSVMDEEYSPVIGISSY; encoded by the exons ATGGGGCACATTTGGTGTTTACTCTTCGTTAGCAGTTTGCTGCACACACAGAGCCAAAGTTTTCGCGTTCTGGCCATAAATG AGGCCACTTGCTCGTCGGACCAATTTCGCTGCGGGAATGGCAACTGCATACCGAACAAATGGCGCTGCGATCAGGAGAGCGATTGTGCCGATGGCTCCGATGAATCCAACGAATTGTGCA TGAACGCCTGTCCCAACAACGAGTTCAAATGTCAAACGGTCGACCAGTGCATTCCGCGCAGCTGGCTCTGCGATGGCAGCAACGATTGCCGCGACAAGTCCGATGAGGCGCACTGCA ACCAGACTTGTCGTGCCGACGAGTTCACCTGCGGCAATGGACGGTGCATCCAGAAGCGATGGAAGTGCGACCACGACGACGACTGCGGCGACGGATCCGACGAGAAGGAGTGCCCAGTGGTGCCCTGCGACTCCGTGGCGGAGCACACCTGCACGAATGGAGCCTGCATCGCCAAGCGTTGGGTCTGCGACGGTGATCCGGACTGTTCCGATGGCTCCGATGAGCGG TCCTGTGCGAATGTTACCAAGACGACCACGCCCTGCTTGTCGCACGAATACCAGTGCAAGGATCGCATCACCTGCCTGCATCACAGCTGGCTCTGCGATGGTGACCGCGACTGTCCCGATGGCGACGACGAGCACACGGCCAACTGCAAGAACGTCACCTGCCGGGCGGACCAGTTCCAGTGCGGCGATCGCAGCTGCATTCCAGGACATCTCACCTGCAACGGCGACAAGGACTGCGCCGATGGCAGCGACGAACGGGATTGCGGATTGAGTCTGAGTCTGGGAGTCAACCAAGGAGGATGCAACTCAACCAGCGAATTCGACTGCGGTGGAGGTCAGTGCGTTCCCCTCTCGAAGGTGTGCGACAAGAGGAAGGATTGTCCGGATGGCGAGGACGAGCCGGCTGGAAAGTGCGGGATAAACGAGTGCGCCTCGAAGAACGGAGGCTGCATGCACCAGTGCATCGATCTGAAGGTGGGCCACCACTGCGAATGCCACGAGGGCTACAAGTTGTCTCCGGACAAGCGGAACTGCCAGGACATCAATGAGTGCGAAGTCCCGGGAAAGTGCTCTCAGATATGCGTGAACGAAATGGGGGGCTTCAAGTGTGAGTGCGAAGCGGGCTACATGAGGGATCCCAAAAATCACACCAGATGCAAGGCCAGCGAAGGACACGCCTCCCTACTCCTGGCGAGACGCCATGACATCCGCAAAATAGCACTCGACCACATGGAAATGACCTCCATAGTGAATAGTACAAAGGCAGCCACTGCCCTGGACTTTGTGTTCCGCACGGGAATGATCTTCTGGAGCGATGTGACCACCCAGAGTATATATAAAGCACCGATTGATGAGGGAAACGAAAAGACGGTGGTGCTGACCAAATCCTCGGTGACCTCGGATGGCCTGGCTGTCGATTGGATCTATAACCATGTCTACTTTACGGACACTCATAAGTGCACCATCGAACTGACCAACTTCGAGGGCAGCATGGGCAAGGTCCTGGTAAAGGACTCCCTTGACATTCCGCGCTCCATTGCTTTGGATCCCATCGAGGGCTGGATGTACTGGTCCGACTGGGGCGCCTCTCCGCGCATCGAAAGGGCGGGTATGGATGGCTCCCACCGCACCACCATCATTAGCTATGACGTCAAGTGGCCCAATGGTATCACCCTGGACCTGGTTAAGAAACGCATCTACTGGGTAGATGGTAAGCTTAATGTTATCTCGTCGGCGAACTATGATGGCTCACAACGGAGCCAGGTGCTCTACTCCGGCGAATACCTGCGACATCCCTTCTCGATCACCACCTTCGAGGACAATGTCTACTGGACCGACTGGGACAAACAGGCGGTCTTCAAGGCGAACAAGTTTACCGGGGAGGATGTGGAGCCCGTTACAGCAATGCACATG CTCCAGCATCCGATGGTGGTGCATGTGTATCATCCTTACCGCCAGCCGGATGGCGTGAATCACTGCCAGTCGGTGAATGGCCACTGTTCTCATCTCTGCCTGCCAGCACCCAGGATCAATGAGAGGAGTCCTCGCATATCCTGCGCCTGTCCCACGGGTCTGAAGCTGATGGTCGATGGCCTCATGTGCGTCGAGGATC CACTTTATTTGCCACCAGTCACGAGACCCCCGCGAGCCCGCAAAACGAAACCGAGGACAAAATCCCCGAGGAGGCGGCTGCCCACGGGTGTCCAGGTGGGACATGCTGAAATTCGGATCGAAATTAACGATGATCTCCAGCTGAGCACCAGGCTACCCCTGTTGCCCACGACTTTCG TTGCCGACCAGCGTCCAGTGAAAAACCATACTCAAATCGAAAAGACCACAACGCCCAGTGAGCAGCCGGATTCCGGCTTTATTGCACTGGTGGTCATAGCCAGTCTCAGTGGATTCGCTGTCCTGCTATCGGTG CTCCTGCTCATTGGCTACCGCTACTGCAGCAAGCGACGCATCAACTCGATGAACTTCGAAAATCCCATCTACCGCAAGACCACCACCACAGAGGATCACTTCAGTTTGCGCAAAAACCTGCCGGCGCGGATCTACGACCACACCAGTGTCATGGATGAGGAG TACTCACCCGTCATAGGCATATCCTCGTATTAG